From a region of the Mycobacterium sp. SMC-8 genome:
- a CDS encoding VTT domain-containing protein produces MPGFLEPVNLLNSFGTWTLAGLLLVVFVESGLLFPLLPGDSLLFTAGLVAAGGSEEIPPFAPLWVLLVTIPIAAILGDQVGFNIGKQGGTRLFKEDARVFKQRYLDEAHEFFEKYGPVTIFLARFVPIVRTYAPLVAGAADMRYRTFLMWNVTGGIVWGSGLTLLGYLLGQITFIRDNVDFIVIAIVVLSIVPIVLEVTRRRSRNRNGDPTSEPTP; encoded by the coding sequence ATGCCGGGTTTCCTGGAGCCGGTCAACCTGCTCAACTCGTTCGGAACCTGGACACTGGCCGGACTGCTGCTCGTCGTCTTCGTCGAGTCGGGCCTGCTCTTCCCGCTGCTGCCGGGTGACTCGCTGCTCTTCACCGCCGGACTGGTGGCGGCGGGCGGCTCGGAGGAGATTCCGCCGTTCGCGCCACTGTGGGTGCTGTTGGTCACCATCCCGATCGCGGCGATCCTCGGGGACCAGGTGGGCTTCAACATCGGCAAGCAGGGCGGCACGCGCCTGTTCAAGGAAGACGCGCGGGTCTTCAAACAGCGCTATCTCGACGAGGCCCACGAGTTCTTCGAGAAGTACGGGCCGGTGACGATCTTCCTGGCTCGCTTCGTGCCGATCGTGCGCACCTACGCCCCCCTGGTGGCCGGCGCCGCCGACATGCGTTACCGCACATTCCTGATGTGGAACGTGACCGGCGGCATCGTGTGGGGCTCGGGGCTGACCCTGCTGGGCTACCTGCTGGGCCAGATCACGTTCATCCGCGACAACGTCGACTTCATCGTCATCGCCATCGTGGTGCTCTCGATCGTCCCGATCGTGCTCGAGGTGACGCGCAGGCGGTCCCGCAACAGGAACGGCGACCCCACCTCCGAGCCCACGCCCTAG
- a CDS encoding alcohol dehydrogenase catalytic domain-containing protein yields the protein MPTHKAVQVPSVNEAFAVVEVESQPPPPGHVRISVAACGVCGTDREFRAGHFPGLQWPVTLGHEVAGTVAEVGDGVQDFAAGDRVAVGWFGGNCNRCVPCRKGLFMQCERLQVPSWHYPGGYAESMTAPVTALARIPDGLSFVEAAPMGCAGVTTFNGLRHTRAKAGDLVAVLGVGGLGHLGVQWSRAMGFETVAIARGAGKAEEATRLGAHHYIDSTAQDVAAELTRLGRAAVVLATANNADAMAATVGGLGPAGELVVVGVTAENLPISPLDLINDGRSVTGHPSGTSRDVEETLDFALLSGVRAKVEEVPLDRAAEAYEAMDSGRARYRMVLTV from the coding sequence ATGCCCACTCACAAGGCGGTTCAGGTCCCGTCCGTCAATGAAGCGTTCGCCGTCGTCGAGGTCGAGTCCCAGCCTCCGCCGCCGGGGCACGTCCGCATCTCGGTGGCGGCGTGCGGGGTGTGCGGCACCGACCGGGAGTTCCGCGCCGGCCACTTCCCGGGACTGCAGTGGCCGGTCACGCTGGGGCACGAGGTCGCGGGCACCGTGGCCGAGGTGGGCGACGGGGTGCAGGACTTCGCCGCCGGCGACCGGGTCGCCGTCGGCTGGTTCGGCGGCAACTGCAACCGCTGCGTGCCGTGCCGCAAGGGCTTGTTCATGCAGTGCGAGCGCTTGCAGGTGCCGAGCTGGCACTACCCGGGCGGCTACGCGGAGTCGATGACGGCGCCGGTGACCGCGCTCGCCCGGATCCCGGACGGGTTGTCCTTCGTCGAGGCCGCTCCGATGGGCTGCGCCGGCGTGACGACCTTCAACGGTCTGCGACACACCCGCGCCAAGGCCGGTGACCTGGTGGCCGTCCTCGGGGTCGGAGGCCTGGGACATCTCGGGGTGCAGTGGTCGCGGGCGATGGGTTTCGAGACCGTCGCTATCGCCCGCGGCGCCGGGAAGGCCGAGGAGGCCACCCGACTCGGCGCCCACCACTACATCGACTCCACCGCCCAGGACGTCGCCGCCGAACTCACCCGGCTGGGCCGAGCGGCCGTGGTGTTGGCCACCGCGAACAACGCCGACGCGATGGCCGCGACCGTCGGCGGTCTGGGGCCGGCCGGCGAACTCGTGGTCGTCGGCGTCACCGCCGAGAACCTGCCGATCAGCCCCCTCGATCTGATCAACGACGGGCGTTCGGTGACCGGGCACCCGTCGGGCACGTCGCGTGACGTCGAGGAAACGCTGGACTTCGCGCTGCTGTCCGGGGTGCGCGCGAAGGTGGAGGAGGTGCCGCTGGACAGGGCGGCGGAGGCTTATGAGGCGATGGACTCGGGCCGCGCCCGATACCGGATGGTTCTGACCGTGTGA
- the fbaA gene encoding class II fructose-bisphosphate aldolase yields MPIATPEVYAEMLDRAKEHSFAFPAINCVGSESINAAIKGFADAGSDGIIQFSTGGAEFASGLGVKDMVTGAVALAEFAHVIAEKYPITVALHTDHCPKDKLDTYVRPLLAISAERVSRGENPLFQSHMWDGSAVPIDENLAIAQELLKQAAAAKIVIEIEIGVVGGEEDGVEAEINEKLYTTPEDFEKTVEALGAGEHGRYLLAATFGNVHGVYKPGNVVLKPEVLAEGQRVASAKLGLPEGSKPFDFVFHGGSGSLKSEIEDSLRYGVVKMNVDTDTQYAFTRPIAGHMFTNYDGVLKIDGEVGNKKVYDPRSYLKKAEASMSDRVVEACNDLHSAGRSVSAG; encoded by the coding sequence ATGCCCATCGCCACGCCCGAGGTCTACGCCGAGATGTTGGACCGCGCCAAGGAACACTCGTTCGCCTTCCCGGCCATCAACTGTGTCGGCTCGGAGAGCATCAACGCAGCGATCAAGGGATTCGCCGACGCCGGTTCGGACGGCATCATCCAGTTCTCCACCGGCGGTGCGGAATTCGCGTCCGGTCTGGGTGTCAAAGACATGGTCACCGGAGCGGTGGCGCTGGCGGAGTTCGCGCATGTGATCGCCGAGAAGTACCCGATCACCGTCGCGCTGCACACCGATCACTGTCCGAAGGACAAGCTGGACACGTACGTCCGTCCGCTGCTGGCGATCTCGGCCGAACGGGTGAGCAGGGGGGAGAACCCGCTGTTCCAGTCGCACATGTGGGACGGCTCGGCGGTGCCGATCGACGAGAACCTGGCGATCGCCCAGGAACTGCTCAAGCAGGCCGCCGCGGCGAAGATCGTGATCGAGATCGAGATCGGGGTCGTCGGCGGCGAGGAGGACGGGGTCGAAGCCGAGATCAACGAAAAGCTGTACACCACGCCCGAGGACTTCGAGAAGACCGTCGAGGCGCTCGGCGCCGGGGAGCACGGCAGGTATCTGCTCGCCGCGACGTTCGGCAACGTGCACGGCGTGTACAAGCCGGGCAACGTGGTGCTCAAGCCCGAGGTGCTCGCCGAGGGGCAGCGGGTGGCATCGGCCAAGCTTGGTCTGCCGGAGGGTTCCAAACCGTTCGACTTCGTGTTTCACGGCGGTTCCGGCTCATTGAAGTCCGAGATCGAGGACTCGCTGCGCTATGGCGTGGTCAAGATGAACGTCGACACCGACACCCAGTACGCGTTCACCCGCCCGATCGCCGGACACATGTTCACCAACTACGACGGGGTACTGAAAATCGACGGCGAGGTGGGCAACAAGAAGGTTTACGACCCGCGCAGCTACCTCAAGAAGGCCGAGGCGTCGATGAGCGATCGCGTGGTGGAGGCGTGCAACGACCTACACAGCGCGGGCCGGAGCGTGTCGGCGGGTTAG
- a CDS encoding DUF4878 domain-containing protein has translation MSNAGRPDNSDPDLTSADAETEVFAPADPRSEDPDQSGERRFTAPSGFDAGSTTIINRPNEPVTEQFAAPKPAAPQMIPPRGDAPKPPQKKRRWGWVIAIVLVIAALAAVAILGTLLLTRGSEPGVSQEDRVRSAIQSYDAAIEKGDLATLRSITCGSTAEAYNNLDDKKWADTHRRVADAGRYPVVASIDQIVINGDHAEANVTTFMAYAPQTRSTRSFDLQFRDDEWKICQAPT, from the coding sequence ATGTCGAACGCAGGACGGCCTGACAATTCGGACCCGGATCTCACGTCCGCTGACGCCGAGACCGAGGTGTTCGCCCCCGCTGATCCGCGCAGCGAAGACCCCGACCAGTCCGGCGAGCGGCGGTTCACCGCTCCCTCGGGATTCGACGCCGGTTCCACCACGATCATCAACCGGCCCAACGAACCGGTCACCGAACAGTTCGCGGCACCCAAACCTGCTGCGCCACAGATGATTCCACCACGCGGCGACGCGCCGAAGCCGCCGCAGAAGAAGCGCAGGTGGGGCTGGGTGATCGCCATCGTGCTGGTGATCGCGGCGCTGGCCGCCGTCGCGATCCTGGGAACCCTGCTGCTCACGCGCGGTTCGGAGCCGGGGGTGTCGCAGGAGGACAGAGTCCGCTCGGCCATCCAGAGCTATGACGCCGCGATCGAGAAGGGTGATCTCGCGACGCTGCGCAGCATCACCTGCGGCAGCACCGCCGAGGCCTACAACAACCTGGACGACAAGAAGTGGGCCGACACGCACCGGCGGGTGGCCGACGCCGGCCGCTACCCCGTCGTCGCCAGCATCGACCAGATCGTCATCAACGGCGACCACGCCGAGGCCAATGTGACCACGTTCATGGCCTACGCACCGCAGACCCGCTCCACTCGCAGCTTCGACCTGCAGTTCCGCGACGACGAGTGGAAGATCTGCCAGGCCCCCACCTGA
- a CDS encoding DUF3151 domain-containing protein: MTRMGDLLGPDPVLLPGDPAAEAELDAAENPAIVAAAHPAASIAWAVLAEQALADEQAVAAYAYARTGYHRGLDALRRNGWKGFGPVPFAHEPNQGFLRCVAALARAAQAIGELPEYQRCLDLLDDCDPAARAELGLS, encoded by the coding sequence ATGACTCGGATGGGTGACCTCCTCGGACCGGATCCTGTGCTGTTGCCCGGCGACCCCGCCGCCGAAGCCGAACTCGACGCGGCGGAGAACCCCGCCATCGTCGCCGCGGCGCATCCGGCGGCGTCGATCGCGTGGGCGGTGCTCGCCGAGCAGGCGCTCGCCGACGAGCAGGCCGTCGCCGCGTACGCCTACGCCCGCACCGGTTACCACCGCGGCCTGGACGCGCTGCGCCGCAACGGCTGGAAGGGCTTCGGACCGGTGCCGTTCGCCCACGAGCCCAATCAGGGCTTCCTGCGCTGCGTGGCGGCGCTGGCCCGCGCCGCCCAGGCGATCGGGGAGCTGCCCGAGTATCAGCGCTGCCTGGATCTGCTCGACGACTGCGATCCGGCGGCCCGCGCCGAACTCGGGCTGAGCTAG
- a CDS encoding cation diffusion facilitator family transporter, translating to MGAGHDHSHAGDTKVSRMVLGAAILSVFFFVELGTALAINSIALLADAGHMLTDLVAMFMGLTAVLLARRGSTSPSRTYGWHRAEVFTAVANAALLLGVAGFILYEAFERLGDAPDVPGVPMIVVALAGLMANAVVMLLLRSHSKESLAVKGAYMEVVADTLGSIGVLIAGIVVVTTGWPYADVVVAVLVALWVLPRAISLARSALRILSESSPSHIDVDELREALCAVDGVTEVHDLHVWTLVPGKDMVTAHLTSVRDSARILDDARAVLAARGLEHSTVQIEPPDTAADCECESQNC from the coding sequence ATGGGCGCCGGACACGATCACAGCCACGCCGGTGACACCAAGGTGTCGCGCATGGTCCTCGGGGCCGCGATCCTGTCGGTGTTTTTCTTCGTGGAGCTGGGCACGGCGCTGGCCATCAACTCGATCGCGCTGCTGGCCGACGCCGGGCACATGCTCACCGACCTCGTCGCGATGTTCATGGGACTGACCGCCGTACTGCTCGCCAGGCGCGGCAGCACGTCACCGTCGCGGACCTACGGCTGGCACCGCGCCGAGGTGTTCACCGCGGTCGCGAATGCGGCGCTGCTGCTCGGGGTGGCCGGGTTCATCCTGTACGAGGCCTTCGAGCGGCTCGGCGACGCGCCCGACGTCCCCGGCGTCCCGATGATCGTGGTCGCGTTGGCCGGGCTGATGGCCAACGCGGTCGTGATGCTGCTGCTGCGCTCGCACTCCAAGGAGAGCCTCGCGGTCAAGGGCGCCTACATGGAGGTCGTCGCCGACACCCTCGGCAGCATCGGGGTGCTGATCGCCGGCATCGTCGTCGTCACCACCGGGTGGCCCTACGCCGACGTCGTGGTCGCGGTGCTCGTGGCGCTCTGGGTGCTGCCCCGGGCCATCTCCCTGGCCAGGTCGGCGCTGCGCATCCTGTCGGAGTCCTCCCCCAGCCACATCGACGTCGACGAGCTACGTGAGGCACTGTGCGCCGTGGACGGGGTCACCGAGGTGCACGACCTGCACGTGTGGACGCTGGTGCCGGGTAAGGACATGGTGACCGCGCATCTGACCAGCGTCCGAGACTCGGCGCGGATCCTCGACGACGCGCGTGCCGTGCTGGCCGCGCGCGGGCTCGAACACTCCACCGTGCAGATCGAGCCGCCGGACACCGCCGCGGACTGCGAGTGCGAGAGCCAGAACTGCTAG
- a CDS encoding site-2 protease family protein translates to MRPSPVFLALVAVTAAGGALAWTTEGQIRPLSYVAVFVFVISGWLVTLCLHEFGHAYSAYRFGDRDVATRGYLTLNPLKYSHPLLSLGLPVLFIALGGIGLPGGAVYVQTGHMTDRQKTVVSLAGPAVNLIFAVLLLGLTRLLYDSGHSVFWAGVAFLGFLQVTALLLNMLPIPGLDGYGALEPHLSPDTRRALLPAKQWGFFLLLILLIAPPLNQWFFGAVYWLFDLSGVPPTLSAIGGQLTRFWSAWV, encoded by the coding sequence GTGCGCCCGAGCCCGGTTTTCCTCGCACTGGTCGCGGTCACCGCTGCCGGCGGGGCGCTGGCATGGACCACCGAGGGGCAGATCCGGCCGCTGTCCTACGTCGCGGTGTTCGTGTTCGTGATCTCCGGCTGGCTCGTGACGCTGTGCCTGCACGAGTTCGGCCACGCCTACTCCGCCTACCGGTTCGGCGACCGCGACGTCGCCACGCGCGGCTACCTCACGCTGAACCCGTTGAAGTATTCCCACCCGCTGTTGTCGCTCGGTCTGCCGGTGCTGTTCATCGCCCTCGGGGGCATCGGACTGCCCGGCGGCGCGGTGTACGTGCAGACCGGGCACATGACCGACCGGCAGAAGACCGTGGTGAGCCTGGCCGGGCCGGCGGTCAACCTGATCTTCGCGGTGCTGCTGCTCGGACTGACCCGGCTGCTGTACGACTCCGGGCACTCGGTGTTCTGGGCCGGGGTCGCGTTCCTCGGATTTCTGCAGGTCACCGCGCTGCTGCTGAACATGCTGCCGATCCCGGGGCTCGACGGCTACGGCGCGTTGGAACCGCATCTGAGCCCGGACACCCGGCGCGCGCTGCTGCCGGCCAAGCAGTGGGGGTTCTTCCTGCTGCTGATCCTGCTGATCGCGCCGCCGCTCAACCAGTGGTTCTTCGGGGCGGTGTACTGGCTGTTCGACCTGTCCGGGGTACCGCCCACGCTGTCGGCCATCGGCGGTCAGCTGACCCGGTTCTGGTCGGCCTGGGTCTGA
- a CDS encoding peptidase M50 encodes MDLSLVAVVRSDRHRLPRSLRHLAVIEPDFEEVTGYRRLIVVGSHRDLSAVLTRLLRADRLDVEVAHVRRPWQARRARTATAHRVPLIRDETGTVITGAALWLPPDGQATLRGEAVVDDARLFDGEVPAVRVEPTAAMPGLRARVVPGRLRRARWISGRAAQLGTTGAVVIRDGEAAQRPVRRSTFYRHTEGWLRVGRA; translated from the coding sequence TTGGACCTGTCATTAGTCGCAGTCGTGCGCTCGGACAGGCACCGTCTTCCCAGGTCGCTCCGCCATCTCGCGGTCATCGAGCCCGACTTCGAGGAGGTGACGGGCTACCGGCGCCTGATCGTGGTCGGATCCCACCGGGACCTGTCCGCCGTCCTGACCCGGCTGCTTCGCGCCGACCGGCTCGACGTCGAGGTCGCCCACGTGCGGCGCCCGTGGCAGGCCCGGCGCGCCCGGACCGCGACCGCTCACCGGGTGCCGCTGATCCGCGACGAGACGGGCACCGTGATCACCGGGGCAGCGCTGTGGCTACCCCCGGACGGGCAGGCCACCCTGCGCGGTGAGGCCGTCGTGGATGACGCACGGCTCTTCGACGGGGAGGTGCCCGCTGTACGCGTCGAGCCGACCGCGGCGATGCCGGGTCTGCGCGCCCGCGTGGTGCCGGGACGGCTGCGCCGTGCGCGCTGGATCAGCGGGCGCGCTGCGCAGCTCGGGACCACGGGCGCGGTGGTGATCCGCGACGGCGAGGCCGCACAGCGGCCGGTCCGCCGGTCGACGTTCTACCGCCATACCGAGGGCTGGCTGCGGGTCGGGCGCGCCTAG
- a CDS encoding adenylosuccinate synthase — protein MPAIVLIGAQWGDEGKGKATDLLGGRVQWVVRYQGGNNAGHTVVLPTGENFALHLIPSGILTRGVTNVIGNGVVVDPGVLLTELKGLEDRGVDTERLLISADANLLMPYHVAIDKVVERYAGNKKIGTTGRGIGPCYQDKIARIGIRVADVLDPTLLAEKIEGALEFKNQVLVKIYNRKALEPAEVVENLLEQAEGFKHRIADARLLLNQALERDEIVLLEGSQGTLLDVDHGTYPYVTSSNPTAGGASVGSGIGPTQITTVLGILKAYTTRVGSGPFPTELFDEHGAYLAKTGGEVGVTTGRARRCGWFDAVIARYATRVNGITDYFLTKLDVLSSLETVPICVGYTVNGKRTDEMPMTQSDFARAEPIYEELPGWWEDISGAREFEDLPAKARDYVLRLEELAGAYVSCIGVGPGRDQTIVRRDVLAPR, from the coding sequence ATGCCGGCAATCGTCCTCATCGGCGCCCAGTGGGGCGACGAGGGCAAAGGTAAAGCCACCGACCTCCTGGGTGGACGGGTCCAGTGGGTGGTGCGCTACCAGGGCGGCAACAACGCCGGTCACACTGTGGTGCTGCCGACTGGCGAGAACTTCGCCCTACACCTGATCCCCTCGGGGATTCTGACGCGGGGCGTGACGAACGTGATCGGCAACGGAGTGGTCGTCGACCCGGGGGTGCTGCTCACCGAGCTCAAGGGCCTGGAGGATCGCGGCGTCGACACCGAGCGGCTGCTGATCTCGGCCGACGCGAACCTGCTGATGCCGTACCACGTCGCGATCGACAAGGTCGTGGAGCGCTACGCCGGCAACAAGAAGATCGGCACCACCGGCCGGGGAATCGGCCCGTGCTACCAGGACAAGATCGCACGCATCGGCATCCGCGTCGCCGACGTGCTCGACCCGACGCTGTTGGCCGAAAAGATCGAGGGCGCACTCGAATTCAAGAACCAGGTGCTGGTCAAGATCTACAACCGCAAGGCGTTGGAGCCGGCCGAGGTCGTGGAGAACCTGCTGGAGCAGGCCGAGGGTTTCAAGCACCGCATCGCCGACGCCAGGCTGCTGCTCAACCAGGCGCTCGAACGCGACGAGATCGTGCTGCTGGAAGGTTCGCAGGGCACGCTGCTCGACGTCGACCACGGCACGTATCCGTATGTCACATCGTCGAATCCGACCGCCGGCGGCGCATCCGTCGGATCCGGTATCGGGCCTACCCAGATCACCACGGTGCTGGGAATCCTGAAGGCCTACACCACGCGCGTCGGTTCGGGTCCGTTCCCCACCGAACTGTTCGACGAGCACGGCGCCTACCTGGCCAAGACCGGCGGTGAGGTCGGTGTGACCACCGGCCGGGCCCGCCGCTGCGGCTGGTTCGATGCGGTGATCGCGCGGTACGCGACCCGAGTCAACGGCATCACCGACTACTTCCTCACCAAGCTCGACGTGTTGTCCAGCCTGGAGACGGTGCCGATCTGCGTCGGCTACACCGTGAACGGCAAGCGCACCGACGAGATGCCGATGACCCAGAGCGACTTCGCCCGCGCCGAGCCGATCTACGAAGAGCTGCCCGGCTGGTGGGAGGACATCTCCGGCGCGCGCGAGTTCGAGGATCTGCCCGCCAAGGCGCGTGACTACGTGTTGCGGCTCGAAGAGCTTGCCGGAGCCTATGTTTCGTGCATCGGTGTCGGTCCGGGACGCGACCAGACGATCGTGCGGCGCGACGTCTTGGCGCCGCGTTGA
- a CDS encoding PaaI family thioesterase, with amino-acid sequence MSADYGLDPRRTDPEYNKHGGFPVFEAARPGPGFGRFLAAMRRAQDLAVSTNPDPDTWDDAADRVEELVKLLEPYRAGEGVGPANRVPALPGAGSLLMPPWTVTKFEADGVELEVTFSRYHVGGNSAVHGGVLPLLFDSMFGMVIHATGRPISRTAFLHVDYRRVTPIDTVLTARGWLREAEGRKAFVNAELLDADGNVLAESNGLMIRLLPGQP; translated from the coding sequence ATGTCAGCCGACTACGGGTTGGATCCGCGCCGCACCGATCCGGAGTACAACAAGCACGGCGGCTTCCCGGTGTTCGAAGCCGCCCGGCCCGGCCCCGGCTTCGGGCGTTTCCTCGCCGCGATGCGGCGCGCCCAGGACCTGGCCGTGTCGACGAACCCGGACCCGGACACCTGGGACGATGCCGCGGACCGGGTCGAGGAACTGGTGAAACTGCTTGAGCCCTACCGTGCCGGTGAAGGCGTCGGCCCGGCCAACCGGGTGCCGGCCCTGCCGGGCGCGGGCAGCCTGCTGATGCCGCCGTGGACGGTGACCAAGTTCGAGGCCGACGGCGTCGAGTTGGAGGTCACCTTCAGCCGCTACCACGTGGGCGGCAACTCCGCCGTGCACGGCGGAGTGTTGCCGCTGCTGTTCGATTCGATGTTCGGCATGGTGATCCACGCGACCGGCCGCCCGATCAGCCGCACCGCATTTCTGCACGTGGACTACCGCAGGGTCACCCCGATCGACACCGTGCTGACCGCGCGGGGCTGGCTGCGGGAAGCCGAGGGGCGCAAAGCGTTCGTCAACGCCGAGCTGCTCGACGCCGACGGTAATGTGCTCGCCGAGTCGAACGGGCTGATGATCAGGCTCTTGCCCGGTCAGCCTTAA